From the genome of Sphingobacterium kitahiroshimense, one region includes:
- the tpiA gene encoding triose-phosphate isomerase → MRKKIVAGNWKMNLDYQDGVSLFSEVVNMAKDEIVGDQQVVVCSPFIHLHSIAQLAKTASHVAVGAQNIHQAESGAYTGEISASQVKSVGADYVILGHSERRAYFGETNALLSEKVDAALKHGLLPIFCIGETKEERESGKFFDIIKTQLAEGVFHLSKEEFAKVVLAYEPVWAIGTGLTASPEQAQEVHAFIRATVAAHYDQSVADETSILYGGSCNPKNAGELFAQPDIDGGLIGGASLKSRDFLDIVKVFNK, encoded by the coding sequence ATGCGTAAGAAAATTGTAGCAGGAAACTGGAAAATGAATTTGGATTATCAGGATGGAGTTAGCTTGTTCTCTGAAGTTGTGAATATGGCTAAAGATGAAATTGTTGGTGACCAACAAGTCGTTGTTTGTAGCCCATTTATTCATTTACATAGTATTGCGCAATTGGCAAAGACGGCTTCTCATGTTGCTGTAGGTGCACAAAATATCCACCAGGCTGAATCTGGAGCTTATACAGGAGAAATTTCTGCAAGTCAAGTTAAATCTGTAGGTGCTGATTATGTTATATTGGGACATTCGGAGCGTAGAGCTTATTTTGGAGAAACAAATGCCTTATTAAGTGAGAAGGTTGATGCTGCGTTAAAGCATGGTTTGTTACCAATTTTCTGTATTGGTGAAACTAAAGAGGAAAGAGAGTCTGGAAAGTTTTTTGATATTATAAAAACACAATTGGCAGAAGGGGTGTTTCATCTATCCAAAGAGGAGTTTGCGAAAGTTGTGTTGGCTTATGAGCCAGTTTGGGCTATCGGTACTGGTTTAACAGCTTCTCCAGAGCAAGCTCAAGAAGTTCATGCTTTTATTCGTGCTACTGTAGCGGCTCATTATGATCAATCTGTTGCGGATGAGACTAGTATTTTATATGGAGGAAGCTGTAACCCTAAAAATGCAGGTGAATTGTTTGCACAACCTGATATTGATGGTGGATTGATCGGTGGAGCTTCTTTAAAA